From the genome of Drosophila melanogaster chromosome 2L, one region includes:
- the Ca-alpha1D gene encoding Ca[2+]-channel protein alpha[[1]] subunit D, isoform M has protein sequence MNTGDRKEQASLTPQQQQSPQQPEQQQPITRHDALDSSSANNKLNHKHNNDKDKDTTSDKNWEAGRDLLPASVVIVDESCASKSQKQPIEPSIVSRSGATSSSQRRRQLQFQRQKEAKLYDRGDGDRDREREREASTSTSTSTSASTTTTNTVMGGGELVNCIAYDDNTLVIERKPSPSSPSTSRRYLKAETPTRGSRKYNRKSSAKSDLEVVVVKPEHHHQHRSPTITLPVPANPLTTSASAGSSPTGAGLAAGLGTASGTVLQQSCSALDPPEDSNQPSGTRRRPTSTELALSNVTSQIVNNATYKLDFKQRRHKSNNGGSESGSLTGIATGPATSPAGPTGPTSSSGKRRKSSCTSCGGGGISAPPPRLTPEEAWQLQPQNSVTSAGSTNSSFSSGGGRDDNSSYSAVGGDSSSSNSCNCDITGDNSTLHGFGVGDVCSFIADCDDNSEDDDGDPNNQDLSSQTLRTAAIVAAVAAAAKEQAQEQSLADCESFSDRRQDADEDVRIIQDCCGGNNDSLEDVGEVDDNADVVVRKNSRNRPSIRRTCRITEEDDDEDENADYGDFDREDQELDDEEPEGTTIDIDEQEQQHDQGDSAEEEDDDEDVDEYFEEEEDDTQAFSPFYSSSAELIDNFGGGAGKFFNIMDFERGASGEGGFSPNGNGGPGSGDVSRTARYDSGEGDLGGGNNIMGIDSMGIANIPETMNGTTIGPSGAGGQKGGAAAGAAGQKRQQRRGKPQPDRPQRALFCLSVKNPLRALCIRIVEWKPFEFLILLTIFANCIALAVYTPYPGSDSNVTNQTLEKVEYVFLVIFTAECVMKILAYGFVLHNGAYLRNGWNLLDFTIVVIGAISTALSQLMKDAFDVKALRAFRVLRPLRLVSGVPSLQVVLNSILKAMVPLFHIALLVLFVIIIYAIIGLELFSGKLHKACRDEITGEYEENIRPCGVGYQCPPGYKCYGGWDGPNDGITNFDNFGLAMLTVFQCVTLEGWTDVLYSIQDAMGSDWQWMYFISMVILGAFFVMNLILGVLSGEFSKERNKAKNRGDFQKLREKQQIEEDLRGYLDWITQAEDIEPDAVGGLISDGKGKQPNEMDSTENLGEEMPEVQMTESRWRKMKKDFDRVNRRMRRACRKAVKSQAFYWLIIVLVFLNTGVLATEHYGQLDWLDNFQEYTNVFFIGLFTCEMLLKMYSLGFQGYFVSLFNRFDCFVVIGSITETLLTNTGMMPPLGVSVLRCVRLLRVFKVTKYWRSLSNLVASLLNSIQSIASLLLLLFLFIVIFALLGMQVFGGKFNFDGKEEKYRMNFDCFWQALLTVFQIMTGEDWNAVMYVGINAYGGVSSYGALACIYFIILFICGNYILLNVFLAIAVDNLADADSLSEVEKEEEPHDESAQKKSHSPTPTIDGMDDHLSIDIDMEQQELDDEDKMDHETLSDEEVREMCEEEEEVDEEGMITARPRRMSEVNTATKILPIPPGTSFFLFSQTNRFRVFCHWLCNHSNFGNIILCCIMFSSAMLAAENPLRANDDLNKVLNKFDYFFTAVFTIELILKLISYGFVLHDGAFCRSAFNLLDLLVVCVSLISLVSSSNAISVVKILRVLRVLRPLRAINRAKGLKHVVQCVIVAVKTIGNIVLVTCLLQFMFAVIGVQLFKYVVKCVVVAIKTIGNIMLVTYLLQFMFAVIGVQLFKGKFFKCTDGSKMTQDECYGTYLVYDDGDVHKPRLREREWSNNRFHFDDVAKGMLTLFTVSTFEGWPGLLYVSIDSNKENGGPIHNFRPIVAAYYIIYIIIIAFFMVNIFVGFVIVTFQNEGEQEYKNCDLDKNQRNCIEFALKAKPVRRYIPKHGIQYKVWWFVTSSSFEYTIFILIMINTVTLAMKFYNQPLWYTELLDALNMIFTAVFALEFVFKLAAFRFKNYFGDAWNVFDFIIVLGSFIDIVYSEIKSKDTSQIAECDIVEGCKSTKKSAGSNLISINFFRLFRVMRLVKLLSKGEGIRTLLWTFIKSFQALPYVALLIVLLFFIYAVVGMQVFGKIALDGGNAITANNNFQTFQQAVLVLFRSATGEAWQEIMMSCSAQPDVKCDMNSDTPGEPCGSSIAYPYFISFYVLCSFLIINLFVAVIMDNFDYLTRDWSILGPHHLDEFIRLWSEYDPDAKGRIKHLDVVTLLRKISPPLGFGKLCPHRMACKRLVSMNMPLNSDGTVLFNATLFAVVRTSLSIKTDGNIDDANSELRATIKQIWKRTNPKLLDQVVPPPGNDDEVTVGKFYATYLIQDYFRRFKKRKEQEGKEGHPDSNTVTLQAGLRTLHEVSPALKRAISGNLDELDQEPEPMHRRHHTLFGSVWSSIRRHGNGTFRRSAKATASQSNGALAIGGSASAALGVGGSSLVLGSSDPAGGDYLYDTLNRSVADGVNNITRNIMQARLAAAGKLQDELQGAGSGGELRTFGESISMRPLAKNGGGAATVAGTLPPEANAINYDNRNRGILLHPYNNVYAPNGALPGHERMIQSTPASPYDQRRLPTSSDMNGLAESLIGGVLAAEGLGKYCDSEFVGTAAREMREALDMTPEEMNLAAHQILSNEHSLSLIGSSNGSIFGGSAGGLGGAGSGGVGGLGGSSSIRNAFGGSGSGPSSLSPQHQPYSGTLNSPPIPDNRLRRVATVTTTNNNNKSQVSQNNSNSLNVRANANSQMNMSPTGQPVQQQSPLRGQGNQTYSS, from the exons ATGAATACAG GAGATCGTAAGGAGCAAGCCTCGTTAAcaccgcaacagcaacaatcgCCGCAGCAGCcagagcaacagcaaccaaTTACCCGACACGATGCCTTGGATAGTTCTAGTGCTAACAATAAACTAAATCATAAACACAATAACGATAAGGATAAGGATACCACTAGCGATAAGAACTGGGAGGCGGGCAGAGATTTATTGCCGGCCAGTGTTGTCATCGTCGATGAATCATGTGCCTCGAAAAGTCAGAAACAACCAATCGAGCCGAGCATTGTTTCGCGAAGTGGAGCCACCTCCTCATCGCAACGTCGCCGGCAATTGCAATTCCAGCGACAAAAGGAGGCCAAACTTTATGACCGCGGAGATGGGGATCGGGACCGCGAACGGGAGCGGGAAGCCTCGACCTCGACCTCAACCTCGACCTccgcctccaccaccaccacgaaTACTGTGATGGGTGGCGGGGAGCTGGTGAACTGTATAGCCTACGATGACAACACCCTGGTCATCGAGAGGAAACCCTCGCCCTCCTCCCCGTCCACCAGCCGGCGTTATCTGAAGGCCGAAACGCCGACGCGTGGCAGTCGAAAGTACAACCGCAAGTCATCGGCTAAAAGTGATTTGGAAGTGGTCGTTGTCAAGCCGGAACACCATCATCAGCATCGATCTCCGACGATAACGCTTCCGGTTCCGGCTAACCCACTAACCACATCGGCATCGGCGGGATCCTCGCCCACGGGAGCGGGATTGGCAGCCGGATTGGGAACTGCCTCGGGAACGGTCCTGCAACAAAG CTGCAGTGCACTTGATCCGCCCGAGGATTCGAATCAGCCCAGCGGGACCAGGAGGCGACCCACCAGCACCGAGCTCGCCCTCAGCAACGTCACCAGTCAGATTGTGAACAATGCCACCTACAAGCTAGACTTCAAGCAACGTCGtcacaaaagcaacaacggAGGCAGTGAGTCAGGATCTCTAACCGGAATAGCCACAGGACCGGCGACAAGTCCCGCAGGACCAACAGGACCAACCAGTTCCAGCGGCAAGCGGCGCAAGTCCAGTTGCACATCCTGCGGCGGAGGTGGCATCAGTGCCCCACCCCCGAGACTAACGCCCGAGGAGGCGTGGCAACTGCAACCACAGAACAGTGTTACCAGTGCCGGCAGCACAAATAGTAGTttcagcagcggcggcggacGTGACGATAATAGTAGTTACAGTGCCGTCGGCGGCgatagcagcagcagcaatagtTGCAACTGCGATATCACCGGTGATAACAGTACATTGCATGGTTTTGGCGTCGGCGACGTTTGTAGTTTCATCGCCGATTGTGACGACAATAGCGAGGACGACGACGGCGATCCGAATAACCAGGATCTCAGCTCGCAAACCCTGCGCACAGCGGCCATCGTAGCGGCAGTTGCGGCAGCAGCCAAGGAACAGGCCCAGGAGCAATCGCTCGCCGACTGCGAGAGCTTCAGCGATCGCCGGCAGGATGCCGATGAGGACGTCCGCATCATTCAGGATTGCTGCGGCGGCAACAACGACTCACTCGAAGACGTTGGCGAGGTGGACGACAACGCCGACGTTGTCGTGAGAAAGAACTCAAGGAATCGTCCCTCGATCAGAAGGACATGCAGGATAACcgaggaggacgacgacgaagaCGAGAACGCGGACTACGGTGATTTCGATCGGGAGGATCAAGAGCTAGACGACGAGGAGCCCGAGGGCACCACCATTGACATTGATGAGCAGGAACAGCAGCACGACCAAGGTGATTCCGCTGAAGAGgaagacgacgacgaggacgtCGACGAGTACtttgaggaggaggaggacgacaCGCAGGCCTTTTCGCCATTCTACTCCAGTTCCGCGGAGCTAATTGATAATTTTGGTGGCGGTGCGGGCAAGTTCTTCAACATAATGGACTTCGAGCGTGGAGCCTCCGGCGAGGGAGGCTTTTCGCCAAACGGCAACGGTGGTCCCGGCAGCGGTGATGTTTCCCGTACGGCGAGATACGACTCCGGGGAGGGGGATCTGGGCGGCGGCAACAATATCATGG GCATCGATTCTATGGGCATTGCAAACATTCCGGAAACCATGAACGGCACCACAATTGGACCAAGTGGAGCTGGTGGCCAAAAaggtggtgctgctgcaggTGCCGCTGGCCAAAAGAGACAACAACGCCGTGGAAAACCGCAACCAGACAGACCACAACGAGCATTATTTTGCCTGAGCGTCAAGAATCCCCTGCGAGCCCTGTGCATTCGCATTGTGGAGTGGAA ACCATTTGAGTTCCTTATTTTGTTAACCATTTTTGCCAACTGTATTGCCTTGGCTGTTTACACCCCCTATCCGGGAAGCGATTCAAACGTGACGAATCAAACCTTG GAAAAAGTTGAATATGTATTCCTAGTTATATTCACAGCGGAATGTGTTATGAAAATTTTAGCATATGGTTTTGTGTTACATAATGGTGCATATCTAAGAAATGGATGGAATTTATTAGATTTTACAATTGTAGTTATAGG GGCGATAAGTACTGCACTCTCCCAATTGATGAAGGACGCCTTTGATGTTAAGGCCTTACGTGCCTTTCGAGTGCTACGTCCACTGCGACTTGTATCGGGTGTACCAA GTCTACAGGTTGTGctgaattcaattttaaaggCCATGGTGCCACTGTTTCACATTGCACTCCTGGTCCTATTCGTAATCATAATCTATGCGATAATTGGCCTAGAGCTCTTCTCTGGCAAATTGCACAAGGCGTGTCGCGATGAGATCACAG GTGAATACGAGGAAAACATCCGGCCCTGCGGAGTGGGCTACCAGTGTCCGCCGGGCTACAAGTGCTACGGCGGATGGGATGGACCAAACGACGGCATCACCAACTTCGACAACTTTGGCCTGGCCATGTTGACGGTGTTCCAGTGCGTCACCCTTGAGGGCTGGACTGATGTCCTTTATAGC ATCCAAGATGCAATGGGCAGCGATTGGCAGTGGATGTACTTCATTTCCATGGTTATCCTGGGTGCCTTCTTCGTGATGAATCTGATTCTCGGTGTGTTGTCCGGTGAGTTCTCCAAGGAGCGTAACAAGGCCAAAAACCGCGGCGACTTCCAGAAGCTGCGCGAGAAGCAGCAGATCGAAGAGGATCTGCGGGGCTATCTCGATTGGATTACCCAAGCCGAGGACATTGAACCAGACGCCGTGGGAGGTCTGATATCCGATGGCAAGGGCAAGCAGCCCAACGAAATGGATTCCACCGAGAATCTGGGCGAAGAAATGCCCGAGGTCCAAATGACTGAATCACGATGGCGCAAAATGAAGAAGGACTTCGATCGAGTCAATCGTCGAATGCGAAGAGCCTGTCGCAAGGCAGTCAAGTCGCAGGCCTTCTATTGGCTCATCATCGTTTTGGTGTTTCTCAATACGGGTGTCTTGGCCACGGAACATTATGGCCAACTTGATTGGCTAGATAACTTCCAGG AGTACACCAACGTGTTCTTCATCGGACTGTTCACCTGCGAAATGTTGTTGAAGATGTACAGCTTGGGCTTTCAGGGCTACTTCGTTTCGCTGTTCAATCGTTTTGATTGTTTTGTGGTGATTGGCAGCATTACGGAAACCCTACTAACGAATACGGGAATGATGCCGCCATTGGGTGTCTCCGTGCTGCGTTGTGTACGTCTCCTGAGAGTCTTTAAAGTAACTAA ATACTGGCGGTCTCTCTCAAATCTCGTCGCTTCCCTATTGAACTCTATACAATCGATTGCTTCACTTTTGTTACTGCTCTTCCTATTTATTGTGATATTTGCTCTGCTGGGCATGCAAGTTTTTGGcggtaaatttaattttgatggCAAAGAGGAGAAGTATCGAATGAACTTCGACTGCTTCTGGCAGGCTCTACTCACAGTGTTTCAG ATCATGACTGGCGAGGATTGGAATGCTGTGATGTATGTGGGCATCAATGCCTATGGCGGTGTGTCCTCCTATGGTGCCTTGGCCtgtatttactttattattttgttcatATGCGGTAACTACATCCTGCTAAACGTGTTCTTGGCCATTGCTGTGGATAATTTGGCCGATGCCGACTCGCTCTCTGAGGTCGAAAAAGAAGAGGAACCT CACGATGAATCTGCTCAGAAAAAGTCACATAGTCCGACTCCAACAATTGATGGCATGGATGATCACCTCAGCATAGATATCGATATGGAGCAACAGGAACTGGATGACGAAGACAAAAT GGACCATGAAACATTATCAGACGAGGAAGTTCGTGAAATGTGcgaggaggaagaggaag TGGATGAAGAAGGCATGATTACAGCACGACCCCGACGTATGTCTGAGGTTAATACGGCAACGAAAATTCTACCCATACCGCCGGGCAcatcattttttcttttctcacAAACGAACAG ATTTCGCGTCTTCTGCCACTGGCTTTGCAATCACAGCAATTTCGGCAACATTATCCTGTGTTGCATTATGTTTTCATCGGCTATGTTGGCAGCAGAGAATCCTCTGAGAGCCAATGATGACCTGAATAAA GTgctcaataaatttgattattttttcacGGCAGTTTTCACAATAGAACTGATTCTGAAATTGATTTCATACGGCTTCGTATTACACGACGGAGCCTTTTGCAGATCCGCATTTAATCTATTAGATTTACTTGTGGTCTGCGTGTCATTGATTTCTCTAGTGTCCAG TTCGAATGCGATTTCAGTCGTGAAAATTCTACGTGTGCTCCGTGTTTTAAGGCCACTCAGAGCCATTAATCGTGCCAAGGGACTGAAG CATGTTGTTCAATGTGTCATAGTCGCTGTTAAGACTATCGGAAATATTGTGCTCGTCACATGCCTACTGCAGTTCATGTTTGCCGTAATAGGAGTCCAATTGTTTAAG TATGTGGTCAAATGCGTTGTAGTCGCAATCAAAACCATTGGTAATATCATGTTGGTGACATATTTGTTACAATTCATGTTCGCTGTTATTGGAGTACAACTCTTTAAG GGCAAATTTTTCAAGTGCACTGATGGTTCCAAAATGACTCAAGATGAATGCTA CGGAACCTATCTGGTCTATGATGATGGCGATGTTCATAAGCCGCGACTCAGGGAACGGGAATGGAGTAACAATCGCTTCCACTTCGATGATGTGGCCAAGGGCATGTTGACTTTGTTCACGGTGTCCACATTTGAGGGCTGGCCAGG TTTGCTGTATGTTTCAATTGATTCGAATAAGGAAAACGGCGGTCCAATACACAACTTCCGTCCGATCGTAGCTGCCTACTATATAAtctacattattattattgcctTCTTCATGGTGAACATATTCGTCGGTTTCGTTATCGTCACTTTCCAAAATGAGGGTGAACAGGAATATAAGAATTGTGATCTGGATAAGAATCAGCGCAATTGCATAGAATTTGCCTTGAAAGCGAAACCCGTTAGACGCTATATACCAAAGCATGGTATACAATATAAGGTCTGGTGGTTCGTCACGTCGTCATCCTTCGAGTACACAATATTCATACTGATCATGATAAACACGGTAACGCTGGCTATGAAGTTTTACAATCAGCCGCTGTGGTACACGGAACTTTTAGATGCCTTAAATATGATATTTACGGCGGTGTTTGCTTTGGAATTTGTCTTTAAATTAGCCGCGTTTCGATTTAAG AACTACTTTGGAGATGCTTGGAACGTATTCGATTTTATCATCGTTTTAGGCAGTTTCATAGACATTGTCTACTCTGAAATTAAG agCAAGGATACTTCTCAGATAGCAGAATGTGACATAGTAGAGGGCTGCAAATCCACCAAGAAATCA GCTGGTTCAAATTTAATATCCATCAATTTCTTCCGACTGTTCCGAGTTATGCGACTCGTCAAGCTTCTCAGCAAAGGCGAAGGCATTCGAACATTACTGTGGACTTTTATCAAATCCTTCCAGGCACTGCCCTACGTAGCCCTGCTAATTGTGCTtctatttttcatttatgcgGTTGTGGGGATGCAA GTGTTCGGCAAAATTGCTCTAGATGGTGGAAACGCCATCACGGCCAATAACAATTTCCAAACGTTCCAGCAGGCTGTTTTAGTACTCTTCCGATCGGCCACCGGAGAAGCTTGGCAGGAAATTATGATGTCCTGCTCGGCGCAACCGGATGTGAAGTGCGATATGAATTCAGATACGCCGGGAGAACCATGCGGTTCCTCAATAGCCTATCCGTACTTTATTTCCTTCTATGTTCTCTGCTCGTTTTTG ATTATTAATCTTTTCGTGGCCGTCATTATGGACAACTTTGACTATCTGACTCGTGATTGGTCGATTTTGGGTCCCCACCACCTGGACGAGTTTATTCGCCTTTGGAGCGAATACGATCCGGATGCAAAGGGACGCATCAAACACTTGGATGTGGTCACATTGCTGAGAAAGATCTCCCCACCACTTGGCTTCGGCAAACTGTGTCCACATAGAATGGCCTGCAAGCGACTGGTTTCCATGAACATGCCTCTTAACTCAGATGGAACGGTTCTCTTCAATGCCACACTGTTTGCTGTGGTCCGCACTTCGCTGAGCATCAAAACTGACGGTAATATCGATGATGCCAACTCCGAGCTGCGCGCCACTATCAAGCAGATCTGGAAGCGTACCAATCCGAAGCTTCTGGATCAGGTTGTACCACCGCCGGGCAACGATGACGAGGTGACCGTCGGCAAGTTCTACGCCACATATCTAATTCAGGACTACTTCCGGCGCTTCAAGAAGCGCAAGGAACAGGAGGGCAAGGAGGGTCATCCGGACAGCAATACAGTCACGCTGCAGGCCGGCTTGCGAACCCTACACGAAGTGTCCCCAGCTCTAAAGAGAGCCATCTCCGGCAATCTCGACGAGCTGGACCAGGAGCCGGAGCCCATGCATCGT CGTCATCATACGCTTTTCGGCAGCGTGTGGTCATCGATCCGCCGACATGGAAACGGAACCTTCAGGCGAAGTGCCAAGGCAACTGCTTCGCAGAGCAACGGAGCCTTGGCGATCGGTGGATCAGCGTCCGCGGCCTTGGGTGTGGGCGGTAGCTCGCTGGTCCTGGGAAGCAGCGATCCCGCTGGCGGGGATTATCTGTACGACACTCTGAACCGCAGCGTAGCCGACGGAGTGAACAATATAACGCGGAACATAATGCAGGCCCGTTTGGCGGCAGCCGGAAAGCTGCAGGACGAACTGCAGGGGGCAGGAAGTGGCGGAGAGCTAAGGACATTCGGCGAGAGCATATCCATGCGACCGCTGGCCAAAAATGGAGGCGGAGCGGCCACTGTGGCCGGAACACTGCCGCCTGAGGCGAATGCCATTAACTATGA CAACCGCAATCGTGGTATTTTATTGCATCCATATAACAATG